TATGACTATATTATCCATCTACCTTTAATTACCCTTTTAATCCCAGAAAGATCATCTAAAAGTGATATATCTCGATAGCCAATCACTTTAAATATTCCTATTGCCTCTTCATTATGACTTGCCCCTATCTCCATGATACACCATCCACCATTTTTTAGTACAGAAATCGCATCCGAAGCGACACGCCTTATGCAATCCAAACCATCTTCTCCCCCGTGGAGAGCCACAATCGGCTCAAAATCTCTGATATCCGGTTCGAGTCGACATAATTCGGTTTCCGATATATAAGGCGGATTCGAAACAACAATATCAAAGGACCTCTCCTTAACGAAATTCAAAAAATCCGAATGGACGAAAGAGATATTGTGCACATCTAGTCTTTTAGCATTCTCCTTAGCCACCAAAATTGCATCAAGTGAAATATCAGAGGCAATAATCATCGAATCACTACGCTCACTTCCAATAGTAATAGCAATGCATCCGCTTCCAGTCCCGACATCAATTATATGCGGTGAAGAAATATTCCTGATAATATTTAAAGCTTCCTCCACCAGTTTTTCAGTTTCCGGTCTAGGAATAAGAACCTCGGACCCAACAAAAAATTGTCTTGAGTAAAACTCTTTTTCACCCAGAATATACGCGATGGGTTCTCTCCCTACCCTTCTCGCGATTATTTCTTCAAATTCTCTTAAGCTCTCCCATCCTATCTCAATCTCCGGCTGAGTATAAATATCAATTTTATTTATCCCAAATACCTTAGAAATGAGTAAAGACGTCTCTAGGCCGGGGTTATCAATGCCAGCACCCTTAATTTTATCTTTTCCAATCAAGTAGGCTTCTTTCAGAGTCATTTTTAATACACAAGTTTACCTAAAAAAACAATAAGATGTTATTCAGTCGTGACTCAATTTCAAGCTAA
Above is a window of Thermodesulfobacteriota bacterium DNA encoding:
- the prmC gene encoding peptide chain release factor N(5)-glutamine methyltransferase; translation: MTLKEAYLIGKDKIKGAGIDNPGLETSLLISKVFGINKIDIYTQPEIEIGWESLREFEEIIARRVGREPIAYILGEKEFYSRQFFVGSEVLIPRPETEKLVEEALNIIRNISSPHIIDVGTGSGCIAITIGSERSDSMIIASDISLDAILVAKENAKRLDVHNISFVHSDFLNFVKERSFDIVVSNPPYISETELCRLEPDIRDFEPIVALHGGEDGLDCIRRVASDAISVLKNGGWCIMEIGASHNEEAIGIFKVIGYRDISLLDDLSGIKRVIKGRWII